The Geothrix sp. DNA segment TCCTGGCCATGGATGACGCCTCCGGGGCATCAGGATAGCGGGTCAGGCCGGTGGAAGAGGTTGATGAACTGGCCCCGCGCCAGTTCGCGGATGAAGAGGGCCGTGCGGTGGATGGCGTCGGGCTCGCCAGGAAAGGCTTCAGCGACCACCTGGGCCACTTCGGCCACGGTTCGGACGCCATCGCAGGCTTGCCACACTGCCGTGCCGCGGGCATCCAGCTTCACGCGGTAGTTCGGCTTCTTCATCATCCGCAGCAGCCAGGTCCAGCGCTTGGAGAGGATCTTGGGGCGGATCAGCACCACCGTGCCGTCCTCGCCGGGTTCGGACGAGAGCGCCTGGAAGGGGACGACGGCTAGGAAGGCTTCATCGGGAAACGAGTTCATGTGATTGCTTTCAAAAAAGAACACCGCCAAGCCGCCAAGGGCGCCAAGAAAGGCAACTGAATGAAGAATGTCTTCTGCTTTTCTTGGCGTCTTCGCGTCTTGGCGGTGAATCTTTACTGCTTTAGCGCTTTAGAAATTGGCACTCGGCGGCGCGGGCTCGTCGGCTTCGCCGGCGTTGGCCAGGGGCACCTTGACGAGGTAGAACGCGATCCCAGCCAGGATCAGGAGGCTGATCCAGAACATGCCGGGGTTGGGGAAGATCTTGTACTTCACCTCGAAGAAGGCGAGGGAAGCGAAGACCAGGCCCACCAAGGCCTCGCCGGCGATGAGGCCCGCGGCCAGCAGCACACCGTTGTTCTCCACGCGCACCTTCTGGGCCTCGTTGAGGCCCCGCTTGGCAGCGGACATCTCCACCACACCCTTGATCAGGCCGCCCAGGAAGATGGCGAAGGTGGTTTCCAGGGGCAGATACATGCCCACGGACACGAGCATCGGGCTCTTCACCTGCATGAGGATGAAGGCGAAGCCCATCATCATGCCGACGATGATCAGCGGCCAGGCCATCTTGCCTTCCACGATGCCGCGGCTGAGCAGGGCCATCAGGCCCGCCTGGGGGGCGGCCAGCTGCTTGGAGCCGAAACCGGCATCCAGGGAGAGCACAGCCTTCTTCTGATCGGCGGGGAGCTTCTTCACTTCATCGATGCTGTAGGTCTTGCCATCCGGGGCCGTCACGACCTGCACCTGCTGGGCGGTCAGTTCGGCGATGCGCTTGGTGCCCTGGGCGGTGATGTCGCCTTCGTGCAGCACCATGAGGGGAATGAACAGCACGACGGAGGCCAGGGCCACGCCGAGAAGATCGCCCATTTCCATGCGCCAGGGGGTGCCGCCCAGGATGTGGCCGGCCTTGAGGTCCTGCAGCATCTCGCCGGCGACGGCGGCGCTCACGCAGACGATGGCGGCCACGCCAAGCACGGCGGCCACGCCTTCCCGGCCTTTCACGCCCAGCAGCACCATGACCAGGGCGGTGAGGACGAGGGCGGTCAGCGTCAGGCCGGAGATGGGGTTGTTGCTCGATCCCATGATGCCGACGAGGTAGCCGCTGATGGCGGCGAAGAAGAAGCCGAGAATCACCATGACGAGGGCGGCCACGAAGGACACCATGGCCCCCACGTGGAAGATCTGCCAAGTGATGAGGAAGGTGACGGCGGCAGCGAAGGCGAGACCGCCGAGGACGTAGGTGAAGGGCAGGTCCTTGTTGACGCGGTCCACCACGTGGTCGCCGGATGCGGCCTTTTTCACGTCGGAGACGGAGCGAGTGAGGCCCGTGGCCAGGCTCTTGCGCATCTTGAAGAGGGTGAAGCCGGCGCCCACGAGCATGCCGCCAATGGCGATGGGGCGAACGATGAACTTCCACACGGAGTAGGACAGGGCGATCCAATCGCCTTCAGGGGCGCCTTCAGGCAGCACGCCGGGGGCCAGGAAGTAGGTGATGATCGGGACCAGCAGACCCCAGGCGATGATGCCACCGGAGAAGTTCAGGGCGCCGAGCTTGGGCCCGATGATGTAGCCCACGCCCATGTAGGCGGGGCTGATGCCGGGGGAGCTGAGCAGCATGCCGCCCGCGACCTTGGCCTTCCAGGTGCCCACGAGGTTGATGGCCGAGGTCTTGAAGAAGACGAACTTCTCCCAGGCGCTGGCGAAGAGGGAGAGTTGCACGAGCGCCTGGATGCTGGCACCGATGCCCATGGCGCCGAAGAGGAACTTGGTGCCGCTGCCACCGCGGGCGCCGGCCTTGTGGATCTCGGCGGCGGCCACGCTCTCGGGGTAGGGCAGTTCGGCATCTTCCACCATCACGCGGCGGAGCAGGGCCACGAACATGATGCCGAGCACGCCGCCCGTGAACATGATCAGGGAGCTGGTGACGTAGTTCCCGGCCGTGAAGAACTTGGGCCAGATGCCGCTGATGACGAAGGCGGGCACGGTGAAGATGGCGCCGGCGGCCACGGACTCGCCGATGCTGCCCACGGTTCGGGCCATGTTCTCTTCGAGGATGGTGCCCTTCATCAGCTTGATGAGGGCCATGCCGATGACCGCCGCCGGATAGGTGGCGGCGATGGTCATGCCGGCCTTCAACCCGAGGTAGGCGTTGGCGGAACCGAGCACCACGGCCATGACGAGGCCGATGAGCACCGCCCGCAGGGAGAATTCCCGCAGGTTCTGGTCGGATGGGACAAAGGGTTGCATCGGTGCTCCTGAAAAGGCGCCAGAGGGAAATGAGTAAGGCCGGTTGGAGCGGATAGTCTAATACATCGCCGTTTTCCCATTCCCATGACCCCGACCCTCACCAGCAAGGCCAACCCGCGCTTCCGGGCGCTGCAGACCCGCCTGAAGGCGGGTGGCCTGCGGCGTGAGAGCACCCTGCTGCTGGGGGAGAAGCTCATCGAGGCCTGGGCCGAGGCCCGACAGACCACTGCCGGAAAGCGCCTGCAACCAGCCCTCTGGCTGCGCCTGGAGCAGACCGATCCCCATCCCTTGGAGACGGTCCTGGGGGTCGAGACCCAAGTGCTGGGCGAGGTCCTCATGCGGGAACTGGCCGAGGCGGGCAGCCCACCGGAGCATGCCCTTCTGATGGAACTCGGCCCGGAACCCACCGGCTCCCTGGCCTCCCGGGTCATCGGCGCCTGGGGCATCCAGGATCCTGGCAACCTCGGCGCCATCCTGCGCAGTGCCGCGGCCTTCGGCTTCCAGGAGGCCCTGCTGGGTCCCGGCTGTGCCGACCCCTTCCACCCCAGGGCCCTGCGGGGCAGCATGGGCGCCGCCTTCCTCCTGCCCCTGCGCCGGGTCGAGGCCCTGGCTCCGGACGCCGGTCGCTGGTTCGCCCTGGATGGCGGTCCGGGCGCCATTCCCATGGCCGAAGCGGACCTGTCCGAGCCCCTGCGCCTCCTGGTGGGCAATGAGGGGCACGGCTGGCAGGGCGTGG contains these protein-coding regions:
- a CDS encoding TrmH family RNA methyltransferase yields the protein MTPTLTSKANPRFRALQTRLKAGGLRRESTLLLGEKLIEAWAEARQTTAGKRLQPALWLRLEQTDPHPLETVLGVETQVLGEVLMRELAEAGSPPEHALLMELGPEPTGSLASRVIGAWGIQDPGNLGAILRSAAAFGFQEALLGPGCADPFHPRALRGSMGAAFLLPLRRVEALAPDAGRWFALDGGPGAIPMAEADLSEPLRLLVGNEGHGWQGVDLPAGVQRLAIPIRGVESLNAAVAAGIACFETARRYSG
- a CDS encoding OPT family oligopeptide transporter, coding for MQPFVPSDQNLREFSLRAVLIGLVMAVVLGSANAYLGLKAGMTIAATYPAAVIGMALIKLMKGTILEENMARTVGSIGESVAAGAIFTVPAFVISGIWPKFFTAGNYVTSSLIMFTGGVLGIMFVALLRRVMVEDAELPYPESVAAAEIHKAGARGGSGTKFLFGAMGIGASIQALVQLSLFASAWEKFVFFKTSAINLVGTWKAKVAGGMLLSSPGISPAYMGVGYIIGPKLGALNFSGGIIAWGLLVPIITYFLAPGVLPEGAPEGDWIALSYSVWKFIVRPIAIGGMLVGAGFTLFKMRKSLATGLTRSVSDVKKAASGDHVVDRVNKDLPFTYVLGGLAFAAAVTFLITWQIFHVGAMVSFVAALVMVILGFFFAAISGYLVGIMGSSNNPISGLTLTALVLTALVMVLLGVKGREGVAAVLGVAAIVCVSAAVAGEMLQDLKAGHILGGTPWRMEMGDLLGVALASVVLFIPLMVLHEGDITAQGTKRIAELTAQQVQVVTAPDGKTYSIDEVKKLPADQKKAVLSLDAGFGSKQLAAPQAGLMALLSRGIVEGKMAWPLIIVGMMMGFAFILMQVKSPMLVSVGMYLPLETTFAIFLGGLIKGVVEMSAAKRGLNEAQKVRVENNGVLLAAGLIAGEALVGLVFASLAFFEVKYKIFPNPGMFWISLLILAGIAFYLVKVPLANAGEADEPAPPSANF
- a CDS encoding PqqD family protein yields the protein MNSFPDEAFLAVVPFQALSSEPGEDGTVVLIRPKILSKRWTWLLRMMKKPNYRVKLDARGTAVWQACDGVRTVAEVAQVVAEAFPGEPDAIHRTALFIRELARGQFINLFHRPDPLS